In Zingiber officinale cultivar Zhangliang chromosome 11B, Zo_v1.1, whole genome shotgun sequence, a single window of DNA contains:
- the LOC122035170 gene encoding pre-mRNA cleavage factor Im 25 kDa subunit 2 yields the protein MVSSPVVNTYPLSNYTFGAKEPKMEKDTSVADRLARMKLNYMKEGMRTSVEGILLVQEHNHPHILLLQIGNTFCKLPGGRLKPGENEIEGLKRKLSSKLAPSSASFQPNWQIGECVATWWRPNFETVMYPYCPPHITKPKECKKLFIVHLSEREYFAVPKNLKLLAVPLFELYDNVQRYGPVISTIPQQLSRFQFNMVTS from the exons ATGGTGTCGTCTCCGGTGGTAAACACTTACCCTCTTTCCAACTACACCTTCGGGGCGAAGGAGCCCAAGATGGAGAAGGACACGTCCGTGGCCGATCGTCTCGCCCGCATGAAACTCAA CTATATGAAAGAAGGCATGCGGACAAGTGTTGAAGGGATATTGTTG GTGCAGGAGCACAACCACCCACATATACTTCTACTGCAAATAGGAAATACTTTCTGTAAACTCCCTGGTGGACGTCTGAAACCTGGAGAAAATG AAATTGAGGGCCTGAAGCGGAAACTTTCAAGCAAACTTGCTCCAAGTTCAGCTTCTTTCCAGCCTAATTGGCAG ATCGGGGAGTGTGTTGCGACGTGGTGGAGGCCAAACTTTGAGACAGTAATGTACCCATACTGCCCTCCTCACATTACTAAGCCAAAG GAATGCAAGAAACTTTTCATCGTTCACCTCTCAGAAAGAGAGTATTTTGCTGTTCCCAAAAACTTGAAGTTGCTTGCTGTTCCATTATTTGAACTGTATGACAATGTTCAG AGGTATGGACCTGTTATCTCTACAATTCCTCAACAGCTCTCAAGGTTCCAGTTCAACATGGTCACATCATGA